From Segatella copri, the proteins below share one genomic window:
- a CDS encoding SusC/RagA family TonB-linked outer membrane protein, which translates to MNNKLFMKSSAVPATLFCTALMLAPLCGGAGSAKATTAIAQQTGIVKGTVVDANGEAVIGASVIIEGQKVTQGTVTDFDGNFSLNVKPGAKLKISYIGFVSQTVVAKNGMQVVLKEEATSLKAVEVVAYGVQKKVTVTGALSSVKSEDLVRTPVGNVNNVLGGQLSGVTTVQYSGEPGSDAASVFVRGKASFNGADPLVQVDGVERSMSDVDPEEIESITVLKDASATAVFGVRGANGVILITTKRGQEGKTKISGSTSWGILTPTKMVEQANSYEYATFHNMMRQNSHGKNGDPLSPQFSDVVIQKFKDGSDPVRFPSTLWAEYIMKDATMQSKHNLNISGGTKTARYFINVGYYTQGGLFKEFGQDYDFGYQYNSFNYRANLDLDVTKTTTISFNLAGKVDNANKPYSGQGSSGLINEAYQATPFSSPGIINGRYIATETQYEDCGTDQLPFVGGSGITYFGNNDVNGGFMKTTNNKLQFDLQLKQKLDVITKGLSFKMKASYNGAYAINKNAYAKKATYTPVLQDDGTYKYKKYGNEEQLKYEEKTGRSRYWYFEAGLNYNRSFGLNNVGAILLYNQDSSYYPSTYTNVPHRQVGLVGRVTYDWNNRYMAEFNVGYNGSENFAPGKRYGTFPAMSVGWVVSDEPFFKPLTKAVSFLKLRASYGLVGNANLNGNRFMYTADPFAINNGNVSTRDGYGYIFGVNNTTVWKGAYEMARHNADITWEHAYKQDYGIDINFLKDKLRGSFDYYYEHRTDIMMIDNNVPTIIGFKMPYTNDGEVNSWGWEASLKWQDKIGKNFRYWAGVNLSYNQNELINNGEALQPEAYQMAKNHRLGARSMYQFWRYYDEQTPALYEKTFGEKFPTQLVENIQPGDAVYVDLNHDGKIDRNDMTRDLGYTDDPEYMVGLNLGFSYKGWSVNTQWTGAWNVSRMLDGVFRMPFYNKTSNTMGGLLKYVVENSWTADNPSQSAKYPRASWDAWDNNYATSTLYEKDAKYLRLKTLQISYDFNAPFMKRMGMNQLQLAFSGYNLLTFTPYIWGDPEARATTAPSYPLQRTYMLSLKVGF; encoded by the coding sequence ATGAATAACAAGCTATTTATGAAAAGTTCGGCAGTGCCTGCAACTTTGTTTTGCACGGCATTGATGCTTGCCCCTCTTTGCGGAGGCGCAGGTTCTGCTAAAGCGACTACGGCTATAGCTCAGCAAACAGGTATCGTAAAAGGTACAGTGGTTGATGCCAATGGTGAAGCCGTTATTGGAGCTAGTGTTATCATCGAGGGACAGAAAGTTACCCAGGGTACAGTAACAGACTTTGATGGTAACTTCTCTCTCAACGTGAAGCCAGGTGCCAAGTTGAAGATCAGTTACATTGGATTCGTATCCCAGACTGTGGTTGCCAAAAACGGCATGCAGGTGGTCTTGAAAGAAGAGGCTACTTCCCTCAAGGCTGTAGAAGTGGTTGCCTATGGTGTACAGAAGAAGGTTACTGTTACCGGTGCCCTCTCCAGCGTGAAGAGCGAAGACCTGGTCCGTACCCCTGTTGGTAATGTCAACAATGTGCTCGGTGGTCAGCTTTCGGGTGTTACCACCGTACAGTATTCCGGTGAGCCGGGTTCAGATGCTGCGAGCGTATTTGTTCGTGGTAAGGCATCTTTCAATGGTGCCGACCCTTTGGTTCAGGTGGATGGTGTAGAGCGAAGCATGAGCGATGTGGATCCTGAGGAAATCGAGAGCATCACCGTTTTGAAGGATGCTTCTGCCACAGCCGTATTCGGTGTGCGTGGTGCCAACGGTGTGATCCTGATTACCACCAAGCGTGGTCAGGAGGGTAAGACCAAGATCAGCGGTTCTACTTCATGGGGAATCCTGACTCCTACCAAGATGGTAGAGCAGGCAAACAGCTACGAGTATGCTACCTTCCATAATATGATGCGCCAGAATTCGCATGGCAAGAATGGTGATCCGTTGAGTCCTCAGTTCTCTGATGTCGTTATCCAGAAGTTCAAGGATGGAAGTGATCCTGTCCGTTTCCCTAGCACCTTGTGGGCTGAATACATTATGAAGGATGCTACTATGCAGAGTAAACACAATCTGAATATCAGCGGTGGTACAAAGACGGCACGCTACTTCATCAATGTTGGTTACTATACTCAGGGTGGTCTGTTCAAGGAGTTTGGTCAGGATTACGATTTCGGTTATCAGTATAACAGTTTCAACTACCGTGCCAACCTCGACCTGGATGTCACCAAGACAACCACCATCTCCTTCAATCTGGCAGGTAAGGTAGATAATGCCAACAAGCCATATTCTGGTCAGGGATCATCTGGTCTGATCAACGAGGCTTATCAGGCTACTCCATTCTCCAGTCCTGGTATCATCAATGGCAGATACATCGCTACCGAGACCCAGTATGAGGATTGCGGTACCGACCAGCTTCCTTTCGTGGGGGGGAGCGGTATTACCTATTTCGGCAATAATGATGTGAATGGCGGTTTCATGAAGACTACCAACAACAAGCTGCAGTTCGACCTCCAGTTGAAGCAGAAGCTCGATGTGATTACCAAGGGTCTCTCTTTCAAGATGAAGGCTTCCTACAATGGTGCCTACGCCATCAATAAGAATGCATACGCCAAGAAGGCTACCTATACCCCTGTACTCCAGGACGACGGTACCTATAAATATAAGAAATATGGTAACGAAGAGCAGTTGAAGTATGAAGAGAAGACCGGTCGCAGTCGTTACTGGTATTTTGAGGCAGGTCTTAACTATAACCGTTCCTTCGGTTTGAACAATGTGGGTGCCATCCTGCTCTACAATCAGGACAGCAGCTATTATCCGAGCACCTATACCAATGTGCCTCACCGCCAGGTAGGTCTGGTAGGTCGTGTTACCTACGACTGGAACAACCGCTATATGGCAGAGTTCAACGTGGGTTACAATGGTTCCGAGAACTTTGCTCCGGGCAAGCGTTACGGAACCTTCCCAGCAATGTCTGTGGGTTGGGTAGTCAGCGATGAGCCATTCTTCAAGCCGCTCACCAAGGCAGTAAGCTTCCTGAAGCTTCGTGCCAGCTACGGTCTGGTAGGTAATGCTAATCTGAACGGTAATCGCTTTATGTACACCGCCGATCCTTTCGCCATCAATAATGGTAATGTTTCTACCCGTGATGGATATGGATACATCTTCGGTGTTAACAACACTACCGTATGGAAGGGAGCCTACGAGATGGCGCGCCACAATGCCGACATCACCTGGGAGCACGCCTATAAGCAGGACTATGGTATCGACATCAACTTCCTGAAGGATAAGCTCCGTGGTAGCTTCGATTACTACTACGAGCACCGTACCGACATCATGATGATTGACAACAATGTACCTACCATCATCGGTTTCAAGATGCCTTACACCAACGATGGTGAGGTGAACAGCTGGGGATGGGAAGCATCCCTGAAGTGGCAGGACAAGATAGGCAAGAACTTCAGATATTGGGCAGGTGTCAACCTCTCTTACAACCAGAATGAGCTGATCAACAATGGTGAGGCTCTGCAGCCAGAGGCTTATCAGATGGCAAAGAACCATCGTCTGGGTGCCCGCAGCATGTATCAGTTCTGGCGTTATTACGACGAGCAGACACCGGCACTCTATGAGAAGACTTTCGGCGAGAAATTCCCTACCCAGCTGGTAGAGAACATCCAGCCTGGTGATGCCGTGTATGTGGATTTGAATCACGATGGAAAGATAGACCGGAACGATATGACCCGCGACCTGGGCTATACCGATGATCCTGAGTATATGGTTGGTCTGAACCTCGGATTCAGCTACAAGGGATGGTCTGTCAATACTCAGTGGACGGGTGCCTGGAACGTGAGCCGTATGCTGGATGGTGTGTTCCGCATGCCATTCTACAACAAGACCTCTAACACTATGGGTGGACTCCTGAAGTATGTGGTGGAGAACAGCTGGACAGCCGATAATCCATCCCAGAGTGCGAAGTATCCACGTGCATCATGGGATGCCTGGGACAACAACTACGCCACTTCTACCCTCTATGAGAAGGATGCGAAGTATCTGCGCCTGAAGACCCTGCAGATTTCCTACGATTTCAACGCTCCGTTCATGAAGCGCATGGGTATGAACCAGTTGCAGCTGGCATTCAGCGGTTACAACCTCCTTACCTTCACTCCTTATATCTGGGGTGATCCTGAGGCACGTGCTACCACTGCACCATCCTATCCATTGCAGCGTACCTATATGCTGTCTTTGAAGGTGGGCTTCTAA
- a CDS encoding AraC family transcriptional regulator, with protein sequence MQTSKYLLATERDAEWGLTISTVGREEIAPGEEYPTKGHADGYYFDLQKGRTLDEYQLLYQPEGEGVFCSAHLPETKIKAGDIFLLFPGEWHSYHPSGTKGWKSYWIGFKGKNIDDRVKAGFLSPEKPIYHVGYSNEIIALYEEAYKTAQEEVAFAQQTMAGIVNHLIGKMYSLERNIVLSKDTKHVDMINKARLRIRESLEDTLTIQEIAQELGISYSSFRKLFKEHTGFAPALYQQNLKLQRAKELLSTTDESIKEIAYRLNFESPDYFSAKFKIQTGMKPSDFRNMTR encoded by the coding sequence ATGCAAACCAGTAAATACCTTTTAGCAACAGAAAGAGACGCCGAATGGGGTCTCACCATCAGCACCGTGGGACGGGAAGAAATCGCCCCGGGAGAAGAATATCCTACCAAGGGTCATGCCGATGGATATTACTTCGATCTCCAGAAGGGAAGAACCCTCGATGAATACCAGCTTCTCTACCAGCCGGAAGGCGAAGGAGTGTTCTGTTCTGCCCATCTCCCGGAAACAAAGATCAAGGCTGGAGACATCTTCCTGCTCTTTCCCGGTGAATGGCATAGCTATCATCCATCAGGCACCAAGGGTTGGAAAAGCTATTGGATCGGCTTCAAGGGCAAGAACATCGACGACCGCGTGAAAGCAGGGTTTCTTTCTCCTGAAAAGCCAATCTACCATGTAGGTTACAGTAACGAGATTATCGCTCTCTACGAAGAGGCTTACAAAACCGCACAGGAAGAGGTTGCTTTTGCACAACAGACTATGGCGGGTATCGTAAACCATCTGATAGGCAAAATGTATTCTCTGGAGAGAAATATCGTGTTGAGCAAGGATACCAAGCATGTTGACATGATCAATAAAGCCCGTTTGCGTATCCGAGAATCGCTTGAAGATACGCTCACCATCCAGGAGATTGCGCAGGAACTGGGCATCAGCTACTCTTCTTTCCGCAAGCTCTTCAAGGAGCATACCGGATTCGCTCCCGCCCTCTATCAGCAGAATCTGAAACTGCAGAGAGCCAAAGAACTGCTGTCTACCACCGACGAGAGCATCAAGGAGATTGCATACCGGCTCAATTTCGAATCGCCTGACTATTTCTCTGC